The Coffea arabica cultivar ET-39 chromosome 2c, Coffea Arabica ET-39 HiFi, whole genome shotgun sequence genome includes the window GCTTAGAGAAGGAGAGAAAGATGGAGTTTTCGAGGACATGAGATTTGATTGTCAATTGCAAATAACCCCGGCGCTGGGaatgaaattttgatcttttgatgaACTATTTGCTTTTCATGTTGCCTTGTTTTCTTTGAATTTGTAGCATGCACGTAATTGGTAGTGATTCATGCTCCCTTAGGTTACTATTCTTCCATGGAACTTGAtgacaaatttcaaaattttgtgccAGATGAGATACTGCTAGTTTCAGATAGCAAAATTTTCGATATGCTGCTGGTTCATAATTAATGTATCAGTCCAAATGCTCAGTTTATAAGTATGATCTGAGGAACAAAATAGATACAGGATGATCGATCCTAAGTCAAAGCTATGTTTTACATGGactctttttccattttcttttctgcTCTTCCAAGTCAGAAACTGGAAACCAACTGCTAGAGGTGGCTCCGAGGAATTCACAACCAGGCAGAGAATATATAGCACCAGCAAAAATATCAGCATCTTAGTGCGCAATGCCACTGTAAAGAGTCAACACGCCAGCATGCAATGAAGCCTCAGCTCGTGGAACAAGGTATACAGTTCCTCTGCAAGTGGAGTTCACTAATTTGATTTGGAACACAAGGCATTGAGTCTCACGATATTGCCAATGCTCGTATGCTACCCTTAAAAACTAAAAGGAGAACCAATCGTCCACGCATATGATAGTATATAACTGCGAGGGGGCAAAGAATGAGAGAGAAGGAAAATATGTTGAAAATCCTGGAAAACTCGGCCAAAAAGTAAATTGGCAGAAGATTTACCAGGCAGCGAAGATCCCTTCAGATAACGATCTTAAAGAAACCAAGAACATATAGCAAAAGAAGCCTATCGACCCTTCAGTGGATCTAAAATCATCAGAAGAAAATTTGTTTCATCTTCATGATATATTAGCTGAATGTACATGTCATGAAGGCCGTAAATACGCAGTGTAGTAAAAGAATTAGTGAGAAGATCCTGTCATCACGGTTCTGAGTCTCCTCAGCTCGGAGCAAGGTTCAGGCCAAACGATAAACGATATGATACGACACTATAGATAGAATATTAAATAGCAATATAGCATCAGCAGTAGTAGGGAAAGATATACATAACAGAAGAAACAACATATTTTGTAGCTGctgacagaaaaaaaaaaaaaaaaatgaaagagtgAGAGAGAATTTCTAAATTTCAGAAACGCACTGGAAAATTAAAGATCCCATAATCGATTGAGTGTAATCACCTTGATGACATTATAAGATCCCATAATGTCAAGCAATACATTACCAAATAAAACTTTAGGGTCCTTAGCATTAGCATTGTATTTTCAAGTCTGTCATCAAACCAAAActaaagaaattcaagaaaataatcgCCACACAGTATCACACTTGGGAACCCAAAGTAAGCTTTGGTAATAATGATCAAGTCAGATCACATGATGGTGCAGTTATTGGCGGTATAATCATCATAGGGGTACGTATGTGGGCGGTACGACGATCCATAACCTTGATGGTAGTGATTGTAATAATTATAAGGATTCTGGTGATCTGCCATTGTCGACCTCCTTGGTGGGTAGAACTGCTGTTGCCATCCCGGGCTTCTGTACCTGCTATAGCTGTGGGGTTCATCGTAATTCCTGTAGCCATAGTTGCTGTAATTATGATAGTCATCACCGCGCGGGTTCATCACCGGATGCTTCAGCTTCACCCATGCCAGCTCCGCATGCTTCCCAGTTCTGGCTAATGCCTTGAGAAGCATGTTTGGATCCACCTCCCCGTACACTTTAGCCAGCCCTTCTTGTGCATCCAAGTCTACTGAATACACTCCTGCCAATCAGTTAAAAATGGAGAGAGGACATGAATTTTCATGCATATAAGGAGAACCGACCTCCTTTTATTGGAGGGATTTCTTCTGCTAATTCATAGTCAATTTAGATCCAGGGAGACTTCTAATTTTCTTTCATCATCTCCT containing:
- the LOC113728123 gene encoding uncharacterized protein, whose translation is MEPYADACCILKVNVNCEACKMKVVEVLSSVIGVYSVDLDAQEGLAKVYGEVDPNMLLKALARTGKHAELAWVKLKHPVMNPRGDDYHNYSNYGYRNYDEPHSYSRYRSPGWQQQFYPPRRSTMADHQNPYNYYNHYHQGYGSSYRPHTYPYDDYTANNCTIM